A part of Saccharomonospora amisosensis genomic DNA contains:
- a CDS encoding response regulator — MRVSEKAATVLLVDDHAVVRRGLTAYLDMVNDITVVGEAKDGRDALRYLAESAVRPDVVLMDLLMPGIDGVEATSVIARDYPGVAVVVLTSFGEGERVRAALEAGASGYLLKDAEPEEVADAVRAAMRGETRLSGRVARCLTRELSAPGSGLAALTSREREILKLVAQGCSNREIAQRLTISERTARTHVSNVLAKLHLASRTQAALLAIREGLVPPPGTVE; from the coding sequence ATGCGGGTGAGTGAGAAGGCCGCCACTGTGTTGCTTGTGGACGACCACGCGGTTGTCCGTCGAGGACTGACCGCCTATCTGGACATGGTGAACGACATTACCGTCGTGGGGGAGGCCAAGGACGGGCGTGACGCGTTGCGGTATCTCGCCGAGTCGGCCGTGCGCCCCGACGTGGTGCTCATGGACCTGCTGATGCCGGGCATCGACGGCGTGGAGGCCACTTCCGTGATCGCGCGGGACTACCCGGGTGTGGCCGTGGTCGTGCTGACCAGTTTCGGGGAAGGCGAACGGGTGCGCGCCGCACTGGAGGCCGGCGCGAGCGGTTACCTGCTCAAGGACGCCGAACCTGAGGAGGTGGCCGATGCCGTGCGCGCCGCCATGCGTGGCGAGACCAGGCTGTCCGGCCGGGTGGCCAGGTGCCTGACCCGCGAGCTGTCCGCACCCGGTTCCGGGCTGGCAGCGCTCACCTCGCGGGAGCGGGAGATCCTGAAGCTTGTCGCGCAAGGCTGCTCCAACCGCGAGATCGCGCAGCGGCTCACGATCAGCGAGCGCACCGCGCGCACCCATGTCAGCAACGTGCTGGCGAAGCTGCACCTTGCCTCGCGTACGCAGGCGGCGTTGCTCGCGATCCGGGAAGGCCTGGTGCCGCCGCCGGGAACCGTCGAATGA
- a CDS encoding SDR family NAD(P)-dependent oxidoreductase, translated as MEISLDGKVAVVTGAGPNIGSGIALALARYGAKVACNDIDADAANRSVERVERNGGTAIAIPGDVTDEEQVKSYLDTVVNTFGKIDILVNNAALLGGRGVLDESAEFFSRAVQVAAMGNFLNTKYVGRHMAERGIRGSIVAISSSNGWSGTAGVIAYAFHKGGVNNFVRAAAMDLAPYGIRVNGFTPTAPTPDNPDLIAEQGPGGVLDRPRVKGLGGPTGDEPWRRPTRWDGQRPPLVPMGTTGTPTDIGHCVAWLCSDYARLITGCDLVVDGGARAKNFAYSPAAPEHLAGPVPLIPLDITGEMDQESR; from the coding sequence GTGGAGATTTCCCTTGACGGCAAGGTCGCCGTGGTCACCGGAGCGGGCCCCAATATCGGCAGCGGTATCGCACTGGCGCTGGCAAGGTACGGCGCCAAGGTCGCGTGCAACGACATCGACGCCGACGCCGCGAACAGAAGTGTCGAGCGGGTTGAGCGCAACGGTGGCACGGCGATCGCGATACCAGGTGACGTGACCGACGAGGAGCAGGTGAAGAGCTACCTCGACACGGTTGTGAACACCTTCGGCAAGATCGACATTCTGGTGAACAACGCGGCGCTGCTCGGCGGGCGTGGGGTGCTGGACGAGAGTGCGGAGTTCTTCTCCAGGGCCGTCCAGGTGGCCGCGATGGGCAACTTCCTCAACACGAAGTACGTCGGCAGGCACATGGCCGAGCGGGGCATCCGGGGCTCGATCGTGGCGATCTCGTCGTCGAACGGCTGGTCCGGCACTGCCGGGGTGATCGCGTACGCGTTCCACAAAGGTGGTGTCAACAACTTCGTGCGTGCCGCGGCGATGGACCTGGCGCCCTACGGGATTCGCGTCAACGGCTTCACACCCACCGCGCCCACTCCGGACAACCCCGACCTGATCGCGGAGCAGGGGCCGGGTGGGGTGCTGGACCGGCCCCGCGTCAAGGGACTGGGCGGGCCGACCGGTGACGAGCCGTGGCGCAGGCCTACCCGTTGGGACGGGCAGCGACCGCCGCTGGTGCCGATGGGCACCACCGGCACCCCGACCGACATCGGGCACTGCGTGGCGTGGCTGTGCTCGGACTACGCGCGGCTGATCACCGGCTGCGACCTGGTGGTCGACGGTGGCGCGCGGGCGAAGAACTTCGCTTACTCCCCGGCCGCACCGGAGCACCTCGCGGGCCCGGTGCCGCTCATCCCGCTCGACATCACCGGCGAGATGGACCAGGAGAGCCGGTGA
- a CDS encoding CoA transferase subunit A, translated as MRKPVLTAKEAVADIADGAVLLAGGFAGAGYPMLLFEALADRGVRGLTLVCLNGGQGEVGAARLVRDGAVDTLVCSYPLGPADHVVREAVESGRMRMDLVPQGTLAEAIRAGGAGLGGALTRTGLGTRFAEGRDVVLVRGVEYLLEPAIRGDVAFIRAHEADPWGNLRYRHAQQNFNPFMATAAKLTIAHVDRVVGDGFEPASVHTPGVFVQRIVVEGDPDGHPA; from the coding sequence GTGAGGAAGCCGGTCCTGACGGCGAAGGAGGCGGTGGCCGACATCGCCGACGGTGCCGTGCTGCTCGCGGGTGGCTTCGCGGGCGCGGGTTACCCGATGCTGCTGTTCGAGGCGCTTGCCGACCGAGGTGTGCGTGGGCTGACGCTGGTGTGCCTCAACGGTGGTCAGGGTGAGGTGGGCGCGGCGCGGCTGGTGCGCGACGGGGCTGTCGACACGCTGGTGTGCAGTTACCCGCTCGGCCCGGCCGACCATGTCGTGCGGGAGGCGGTGGAGTCGGGCCGGATGCGAATGGATCTGGTTCCGCAGGGCACGCTGGCCGAGGCGATCAGAGCGGGCGGCGCCGGGCTGGGTGGGGCGTTGACCAGGACCGGGCTGGGCACACGGTTCGCAGAGGGCAGGGACGTGGTGCTGGTGCGCGGTGTGGAATACCTGCTCGAGCCCGCCATTCGTGGCGATGTCGCGTTCATCCGTGCTCACGAGGCCGATCCGTGGGGCAACCTGCGCTACCGGCATGCGCAGCAGAACTTCAACCCGTTCATGGCGACCGCCGCCAAATTGACGATCGCCCATGTCGACCGCGTCGTCGGTGACGGGTTCGAGCCCGCGTCGGTGCACACGCCGGGTGTCTTCGTGCA
- a CDS encoding IclR family transcriptional regulator: protein MRESPLRRALRVFEAFTVDHLELNLTEIARRSGLPISTTHRLVGELVRWGALERGPGGYRIGLRLWETAALAPRALGLRDVAWPYLEDLYHAIGENVLLAVRDGMEIVFVERLSGPGAVPVLTTLGRRRSLHATSAGLTLLAHAPTQVQETVLSSSLRRYTPRTVVDPVRLRHTLAEIRRAGYAVCDGHMTLDALSVAAPIVDSTGLVTSALSVVVSAGTDHRRLIPAVVTAARGVSRALGAPGARRHSRSGVAG from the coding sequence ATGCGGGAATCGCCGCTTCGCCGCGCACTACGGGTGTTCGAGGCCTTCACGGTCGATCACCTGGAACTCAACCTGACCGAGATCGCCAGGCGCAGCGGGCTACCGATCTCCACAACGCACCGGCTCGTGGGCGAGTTGGTGCGGTGGGGTGCGCTGGAGCGCGGGCCCGGCGGATACCGCATCGGGCTACGACTGTGGGAGACGGCGGCACTGGCGCCGAGGGCACTCGGGCTGCGGGATGTCGCGTGGCCGTACCTGGAGGACCTGTACCACGCGATCGGTGAGAACGTGCTGCTCGCCGTCCGGGACGGGATGGAGATCGTGTTCGTGGAGCGGCTGTCCGGTCCCGGCGCCGTTCCGGTGCTGACCACGCTCGGCAGGCGCAGATCGCTGCACGCAACCAGCGCCGGGCTGACGCTGCTCGCCCACGCGCCGACGCAGGTGCAGGAGACGGTGCTGTCCTCGTCGCTGCGCCGGTACACGCCCAGGACGGTGGTTGACCCGGTGCGGCTGCGGCACACACTCGCCGAGATCCGGCGCGCCGGATACGCCGTCTGCGACGGGCACATGACTTTGGATGCGCTGTCGGTTGCCGCGCCGATCGTGGACTCGACCGGGCTGGTCACCTCGGCGCTGTCGGTCGTGGTGAGCGCGGGTACCGACCACCGCCGCCTCATCCCCGCTGTCGTGACGGCCGCTCGCGGGGTTTCCCGTGCACTCGGAGCACCCGGGGCTCGGCGGCACAGCCGTTCCGGTGTGGCCGGTTAG